A single genomic interval of Helianthus annuus cultivar XRQ/B chromosome 13, HanXRQr2.0-SUNRISE, whole genome shotgun sequence harbors:
- the LOC110897601 gene encoding uncharacterized protein LOC110897601, translated as MATTISITPPTSTTTVQHITKASSDQLLSKFAELDSPKKSLKRQKRSAQSTVPVTRRESSEGILAERKSLLVPVASARRSSGAAAFVRQLKVGRVNFRARNFRKRSFFGTIEKTWQRTLDGASKVFMEKQYNRHKRLLSDTI; from the exons ATGGCCACCACCATTAGTATTACTCCACCAACATCTACAACCACCGTCCAACACATCACCAAGGCTTCCTCCGACCAACTCCTCAGCAAATTCGCCGAACTCGATTCTCCCAAAAAATCGTTGAAACGACAAAAGAGATCAGCTCAATCAACAGTGCCGGTGACTCGCCGTGAAAGCTCTGAAGGTATCTTAGCTGAACGGAAGTCGTTGCTGGTTCCTGTAGCGTCTGCTCGCAGATCTTCAGGTGCGGCTGCGTTTGTTAGGCAGTTGAAGGTCGGGAGAGTGAATTTTAGGGCTAGGAATTTCAGGAAGAGATCCTTTTTTGGAACAATCGAGAAG aCATGGCAAAGAACTCTTGATGGAGCGTCGAAGGTGTTCATGGAGAAGCAGTATAACCGGCATAAACGCTTGCTAAGTGACACAATCTAA